The Anabas testudineus chromosome 14, fAnaTes1.2, whole genome shotgun sequence genome includes a region encoding these proteins:
- the LOC113170219 gene encoding putative fibroblast growth factor 1 isoform X1, whose protein sequence is MNGEHSGSPLSLQAQGHRSASSTPHTLCRMSEGDVTVLPFGPASLDLSRQERPTLTRLYSQNGGYHLRILPDGTVSGGRLDPDPYDILRLKAASVGVVVIKGEKTGRYLAMNKNGRVYGSQTLNDECYFLEKYEENHYNTYRSQKYNWYVALKRNGQAKAGPDTHQGQKAVFFLPRPVGNM, encoded by the exons ATGAATGGTGAGCACAGTGGATCTCCTCTGTCCTTGCAGGCACAGGGACACCGCTCTGCTTCATCCACACCTCACACTCTCTGTAGGATGTCTGAGGGCGATGTCACAGTGCTGCCGTTTGGACCCGCATCTTTGGACCTGTCGAGGCAGGAGCGTCCGACACTGACCAGGCTCTACAGCCAGAACGGAGGATATCACCTGAGGATTTTACCAGATGGAACTGTGAGTGGTGGAAGACTTGATCCCGACCCATATG ACATCCTCAGGCTGAAAGCTGCGAGTGTGGGTGTAGTtgtcatcaagggtgagaagACAGGAAGATACCTGGCTATGAACAAAAACGGACGCGTGTACGGATCG CAAACACTGAATGATGAGTGTTACTTCCTTGAGAAGTATGAAGAAAACCACTACAACACGTATCGCTCTCAGAAGTACAACTGGTACGTTGCACTGAAGAGAAACGGCCAAGCCAAAGCAGGACCAGACACCCACCAGGGTCAGAAGGCCGTCTTCTTCCTGCCAAGGCCTGTAGGCAACATGTAA
- the LOC113170219 gene encoding putative fibroblast growth factor 1 isoform X2 gives MSEGDVTVLPFGPASLDLSRQERPTLTRLYSQNGGYHLRILPDGTVSGGRLDPDPYDILRLKAASVGVVVIKGEKTGRYLAMNKNGRVYGSQTLNDECYFLEKYEENHYNTYRSQKYNWYVALKRNGQAKAGPDTHQGQKAVFFLPRPVGNM, from the exons ATGTCTGAGGGCGATGTCACAGTGCTGCCGTTTGGACCCGCATCTTTGGACCTGTCGAGGCAGGAGCGTCCGACACTGACCAGGCTCTACAGCCAGAACGGAGGATATCACCTGAGGATTTTACCAGATGGAACTGTGAGTGGTGGAAGACTTGATCCCGACCCATATG ACATCCTCAGGCTGAAAGCTGCGAGTGTGGGTGTAGTtgtcatcaagggtgagaagACAGGAAGATACCTGGCTATGAACAAAAACGGACGCGTGTACGGATCG CAAACACTGAATGATGAGTGTTACTTCCTTGAGAAGTATGAAGAAAACCACTACAACACGTATCGCTCTCAGAAGTACAACTGGTACGTTGCACTGAAGAGAAACGGCCAAGCCAAAGCAGGACCAGACACCCACCAGGGTCAGAAGGCCGTCTTCTTCCTGCCAAGGCCTGTAGGCAACATGTAA